The Nitrospirota bacterium genomic interval CTTGGCGGCGCCAACCTGCACACAACGCTCGGCATCGGCGTCCCGGAAATGACCCTGTCGGACTTCCTGAACCGCCGGGTCGAGAACATCAAGGACATCGTCATCCAAACGAGCATTCCGAACCTGGGCCTGATCAGCGGAGCCCAGGACTTCCTCGACGCAGCCAACCCCAACTTCGCGCAGAAGACGCGCCTGCTCCGGCACCTCGAAACGCTCGATGCGGACTACATCCTCCTGGACCTCGGCGCCGGCACGTCATTCAACATCCTCGACTTCTTCCTCTTCTCGGACCACGGGATCCTGGTCGTGCTTCCCGAACCGACGGCCATCGAGAACGCCTACCGGTTCATCAAGAGCGCCTTCTACCGCCGCTTCAAAAAGGTCGTGGCGAACCAGAACATCAAGGACCTCATCGACGCGGCCATGGACCAGAAGAACGTCATGGGCATCCGGACCCCCTATGACCTCATCGAGCAGGTGAAGAAGATGGAGCAGGAAGTGGGCGAGATCCTCGAGCTCGAGGTGATGAAATTCAAGCCCAAGCTCATCGTGAACCAGGTTCGGACGAAGAATGACATCCAGATCGGGTTTTCGATGAAGAGCGCCTGCCAGAAATACTTCGGCATCAACCTGGAATACCTGGGGTACGTGGAATATGATGACTGCGTCTGGCAGTCGATCAGGGGCAAACGGCCGCTCACCGTCGAATACCCCTATTCGCGGCCCTCGCGCTGCATCGAACGGATCGTCCACAACGTGCTCAGGAAAGAGCAGCTCGCGCTGAATTCGCTGTAGCAGACGTGCCGGATCGCCGGCAAGCTGAGAGAATGATCATGGTCAAAAAGATCGAAGACCTGAACTATTACGAACTGCTGGAAGTCAGCCCCACGGCGACATCCCAGGAGGTCCACAAGGCGTACGAGCGCATCCGCCGGATCTACGAGCCCAACTCCATCGCGCTGTACTCGCTCTTCACTCCCGAGGAGACCGCGGCCATCAATCAGCGGATCGAGGAAGCCTACCGGACGCTGACGTACGAATCCCAGCGCAAGCGGTACGATGACATGCTGCGGGGGATCCAGCAGGAGTCCGAGGAAGGCCTGCCGATGCCATCCACCCCTCGGCACCGGGCAGTAACGACGCCGTCCGATTTCATAGATCGGCTCGATGGCCGGACCAGGAAGACCGAGGAGGCGCCGACGAAACCTTCCGGGGAAACGGCAGAGCCTGTTCTCCAGGCCTCCCTGCAGCCGCCGCCCCCCTTCAATGCGGAGTTCACGGGGCCGGCCATGAGGCTTCTTCGCGAACAGCGCGGCCTGTCGGTGCGGAGCATCGCGGAAATGACGAAAGTGGGCACCCGCTACCTGGAACTGATCGAAGAAGAAATATATGACAAACTGCCGGTCCGCCCCTATCTCCGCGGTTTTCTCATGGCCTATGCCCGGGCTCTCGGATACGAGCCGGACCGCGTCGTCGGGGATTATCTGAAGCGGTATGACGCGGCGATGGAAAGCATGAAAAAGAAGTAAAATAGGCTGAGGCAGCGCTGCTGCGCTCCCCGTGGCCAGAACAGCACGCTCCCCCTCAGAACCCTTCCAAACCCTGAAAATACCCCCCCTTGTCACCTTTGCGATCGGTTGCATTATGCTAGTTGTAAGTTTACTATCTGATCGCCTCTTCCGTTGATCGATTACAAGCACAGTATCGGGATTCTGATACAGAGATGGCTTTTACCCTTTCGGTCCAGACCGCGTTTCCCGCTCATTCATGCGTCGCGCAAAAATCTTCAGGCCTTGAGAGATGCCGTTGTTCAGGTTGTTCAGGTTGTCGTAGTTCCGTTTGAAAGGACTGACGTGATTCCCCGGTATCAACAGCCGACCTTCACCAGATGTATCCGAAAATCGTTGCGGACAGCTCGGGCGGAGCCATTGTCGTCTGGGAGGACGAACGCAGCGGCACATCGGTGGATATCTACGCACAGGGCATCAGTACGAGCGGGCACCAGTAGGCATCACGTTCGCACCAACAACGGGGCAGGACTTGATCCTGCCTCGTTTTACGTCTGCTTCCCCCAATTCTTATTTATACCTTCTCAGCGCCCTCTCTCCTCAGTCCCCGCTCCTTCCAGATCACATAGATCGCCGGGTAGATGACCAGCTCGAGGATCGTGGACGTGACCACGCCGCCGACCATGGGCGCGGCAATGCGCTTCATCACGTCCGCGCCCGTCCCCGTCGAGAACAGGATCGGGACGAGTCCTGCCAGGATCACCGACACGGTCATGATCTTGGGCCTGATCCGCTTGACCGCGCCTTCCATGACGGAAGCCTCGATGTCGCGGAGCGAATTGATCCGGCCCTCCTGGTGCCAGCGGTTGTACGAGAGGTCGAGGTACAGGAGCATCACGATTCCCGTCTCGGCGTCGAGCCCGGCCAGCGCGATCACGCCGACCCAGACGGCCGTGCTCATGTGGTAGCCCAGGAGGTAGAGGAGCCAGACCGTGCCCACGAGCGAGAACGGTACGGCAAGCAGCACGATGGCCGTCTTGAGCCAGGACTCCGTGTTGAGATAGATGAGCACGATGATGATGAGCAGTGTGAGAGGGATGACATAGAAGAGCTTGGCCTTCACGTTCTCCATGTACTCGTACTGCCCGGACCAGAGGATCGAATATCCCGCGGGGACCTTCACATTTCTCGCGATCGACTCCTGCGCACGGTGCACGTACCCCCCAAAATCGCCGCCCTCGATGTTGAGCGTCACGCTCGCCGTCAGCCGTCCTCCCTCGCTTTGCACGAGCCCGGGGCCGCGCGTCACGCGGATGTCCGCCAGCTGGCCGAGCGGCACCTGCGCTCCCTCCATGGCGGGCACGAGCACCCGCTTGAGTTTCTCCACGTCGTCGCGCAGCTCTCGCCCGTACCGGATGTTCACGGGATAGCGCTCCCTGCCCTCCACGGTGGTCGTCAGGTTCATTCCGCCGATTGCGGACTCGATAACCTCCTGCACGTCCTCCACGCGCAGGCCGTACCTGCCGATCTCGTCGCGGTTGATCGTGAAATCCAGGAAGTAGCCGGTGTTCGCGCGCTCGGCGTAGACGGCCCGGGTCCCGGGAACGACGCGCAGGGTCCTCTCCAGGTCGAGGCCGATGCGCTCGATCTCATCGAGACGCGGGCCGAACACCTTGAGTCCCAGCGGCGTTCGAATGCCCGTGGAGAGCATGTCGATCCTGCCGATGATCGGCATGGTCCAGTTGTTGCCGACGCCGGGCATGGCAAGGGCGTTGTCCATCTCGTCGCGAAGGTCCTCCCACTTCCGGAACTGCGGCCGCCACTCGCTCACCGGCCTGAGTGTCACGTTCGTCTCGACCATTTCGAGCGGTGCGGGGTCCGTGGGCGTTTCCGCCCTGCCTGCCTTGCCGAAGACCCGCTCCACCTCGGGGAACTGCTTCATGATGCGGTCCTGGGCCTGCATCACGTCGGACATGGTCGTGATGGAGGCGCCGGGCACCGACGTGGGCATGAACAGGAGCGTGCCCTCGTACAACGGAGGCATGAACTCGGACCCGAGCCGCGCGAAGGGGATGGCGGTGACGGCCACGATCACGACGGCGCCGATGATGACGCTCTTCCGGAAGCGGAGCGAGAACTCCGCAACGGGATGGTAGATCCTTATCAGGAAGCGGCTGACGGGATTGTCGTCCTCGTGCCTGATCTTCCCCTTGATGAAGAGCGTCATGAGCACGGGCGTGAGCGTGATGGCCAGGAAGCTCGCGAACAGCATCGAGAACGTCTTCGTGTATGCCAGCGGCTTGAACAGCCGCCCGGCCTGCTCCTCCAGCGTGAAGACGGGCAGGAAGCCGACGGTGATTACCAGGAGCGAGAAGAAGAGCGAGGGGCCCACCTCCTTGGCGGCGTTGATGATCACATCAATGCGCGAGCCGTGCAGCCTGCCCCCGACCTCCCACTCCTCCAGCTTCTTGTGGGCGTTCTCGACCATGATGATCGAGGCGTCCACCATGGCGCCGATGGCGATGGCGATGCCCGAGAGGCTCATGATGTTCGAACTGATGCCGAGATAATACATGCAGATGAACGAAATGAGGATCGCGATCGGCAGGGTCAGTATCACGACGAGGGCGCTCGGCAGATGGAACAGGAACACGACGCAGACAGCGCTCACGGCGAGGCCGAGCTTGAGGATCTCCTCCTTCAGCGTATCCACGGACCGGTGGATCAGCTCCGAGCGGTCGTAGGTCGTGATGATCTTGACGCCCTCGGGCAGCGTAGGTTCGATGTCCTTGATCCTGGCCTTGACCCGGTCGATGACGGAAAGCACGTTTTCGCCGAAGCGGATCACCACGATGCCGCCCACGGCCTCGCCCTTGCCGTCGAGATCGGCCGCGCCGCGCCTGATCTCGGGCCCCAGCTGGACCGTGGCGATGTCCCTGAGCAGGATGGGGGTGCCCTTGTCGCTGCCCACGGCTATCTTCTCGATGTCCGACTTATCATGGATGTAGCCGCGGCCGCGCACCATGTATTCCCTGCCGGACCACTCCACGACGCGGCCTTCGACGTCGCTGTTGCTCCTGCGCACCGCCTCGGTCACCTTCATGAGCGGCAGCCGGTAGGCCAGCAGCCGGTTCGGGTCGATGGTGATCTGGTACTGCTTGACGAACCCGCCCACGCTCGCCACCTGCGACACGCCGGGCACGGATTCCACGGCGTACTTGAGCGTCCAGTCCTGGAGCGAGCGGAGCTCGGCAAGGTCGTGCTTGCCGGTCTCGTCGGTGATGGCGTACTGGAACCCCCATCCCACGCCCGTTGCATCGGGCCCCAGCGTCGGGGTAACGCCTGCGGGCAGTTTTCCGCCCACGCCCTGGAGGTATTCCAGGACGCGGCTCCGGGCCCAATAGATGTCAGTGCCGTCCTCGAAGATGACGTAGACAAAGGAAAGGCCGAGGAAGGATTTGCCGCGTACCACGCGCACCTTGGGCGCCGCCAGCATCGTCGATACGATGGGATAGGTGATCTGGTCCTCCACCAGGTCGGGGCTCCTGCCGGTCCATTCGGTGAAGATGATTACCTGCGCGTCGGACAGGTCCGGGATCGCGTCCAGGGGCGTGTGGTACAGCGCCCAGATGCCCCAGACGGTCAGGAAGGCCACGGCCAGGAAGACCAGGAACTTATTGCGTGCCGACAGCTCTATTATCTTGGCTAACATCTGCTACTCCGAAAGAGAATGATAAAATCCTAAAATCCTTTTCTCGCGCAAGGCCGCAAAGGAATCAACACAAAAGGAATCATCGGTCGAGCTGAGGATGACGGCGGGAGGCTGGGACTCGTTTTCGGCCCCCCGTCACCCCGTCGCCTCATTGTCTCCGCGTCGGCCTCACTGCCCCCCGCTCCGGAGCTGGCTTTCGGAATCGATCAGGAAGTTTCCCGACGTGACCACGCGCTCCCCTTTCTGGATTCCCTTCAACACCTCGACGAGATCCTCGCCCTGCTGACCGAGCGCCACCTCGCGCATCTCGTAGGTCCCGGGCTTCTTCTCCACGTACACGATCTGGCGCGTGCCGGAGTTCAGGACCGCCTCGCGGGGGATGGTAAGCCGGGACCCGGAGCCGGTCTGGATCTCGACGTTGGCGAACATCTCGGGCTTGAGCATCAGCCCGGGGTTTGCGACGGACACCCGGACCTTCACGGTCCGCGTCGCGGGATCGAGCACCGGGTTGATGTAGTTCACCGCTGCCCTGAGCGGCCCGCCCGCCGTGTAGGGGATCGTTACGAGCGCGGCCTGGCCGACCTTTATCTGGGGAACCTCGTACTCGTACACGTCGGCCAGGATCCAGACCTCCGAGAGGTCGGCGATCCGGTAGAGGTTCATGCCCGGGGAGATGTATGCCCCTTCGAGCACCATCTTCTCGAGCACGACCCCGCTCAGGGGCGCCTCGATGGTCATGTCCGTCATCGGCTTGTCCGAGGCCTCCAACACCTCGATCTGTTGCGGAGTAATGTCCCAGAGAAGCAGCCTGCGCCGCGCGGACTCGAGCAGCGCCGCGCGCGACGAATCGATCTCGGCTAATCCCGAGGAACGCGTCTGGCCGGACCTGATCTGCCGGAGCGCGAGCAGATACTCCTCCTGGGCTGTCACGAGGTCCGGGCTGTAGAGCGAGAGGAGCGGCTGGCCCTTCATCACGTGCTCCCCGGTGAAGTTCACGTACAGCTTCTTGACCCAGCCGCCGACCTTGGTGTTGACGTAGGCGAGCTTCCGTTCGTCCGGCTCTACCTTGCCTACCGTG includes:
- a CDS encoding CusA/CzcA family heavy metal efflux RND transporter, whose translation is MLAKIIELSARNKFLVFLAVAFLTVWGIWALYHTPLDAIPDLSDAQVIIFTEWTGRSPDLVEDQITYPIVSTMLAAPKVRVVRGKSFLGLSFVYVIFEDGTDIYWARSRVLEYLQGVGGKLPAGVTPTLGPDATGVGWGFQYAITDETGKHDLAELRSLQDWTLKYAVESVPGVSQVASVGGFVKQYQITIDPNRLLAYRLPLMKVTEAVRRSNSDVEGRVVEWSGREYMVRGRGYIHDKSDIEKIAVGSDKGTPILLRDIATVQLGPEIRRGAADLDGKGEAVGGIVVIRFGENVLSVIDRVKARIKDIEPTLPEGVKIITTYDRSELIHRSVDTLKEEILKLGLAVSAVCVVFLFHLPSALVVILTLPIAILISFICMYYLGISSNIMSLSGIAIAIGAMVDASIIMVENAHKKLEEWEVGGRLHGSRIDVIINAAKEVGPSLFFSLLVITVGFLPVFTLEEQAGRLFKPLAYTKTFSMLFASFLAITLTPVLMTLFIKGKIRHEDDNPVSRFLIRIYHPVAEFSLRFRKSVIIGAVVIVAVTAIPFARLGSEFMPPLYEGTLLFMPTSVPGASITTMSDVMQAQDRIMKQFPEVERVFGKAGRAETPTDPAPLEMVETNVTLRPVSEWRPQFRKWEDLRDEMDNALAMPGVGNNWTMPIIGRIDMLSTGIRTPLGLKVFGPRLDEIERIGLDLERTLRVVPGTRAVYAERANTGYFLDFTINRDEIGRYGLRVEDVQEVIESAIGGMNLTTTVEGRERYPVNIRYGRELRDDVEKLKRVLVPAMEGAQVPLGQLADIRVTRGPGLVQSEGGRLTASVTLNIEGGDFGGYVHRAQESIARNVKVPAGYSILWSGQYEYMENVKAKLFYVIPLTLLIIIVLIYLNTESWLKTAIVLLAVPFSLVGTVWLLYLLGYHMSTAVWVGVIALAGLDAETGIVMLLYLDLSYNRWHQEGRINSLRDIEASVMEGAVKRIRPKIMTVSVILAGLVPILFSTGTGADVMKRIAAPMVGGVVTSTILELVIYPAIYVIWKERGLRREGAEKV
- a CDS encoding AAA family ATPase; this translates as MIELQDALRKKEIWAIGGGKGGIGKSLITGNIGITLARLKKKVLLVDADLGGANLHTTLGIGVPEMTLSDFLNRRVENIKDIVIQTSIPNLGLISGAQDFLDAANPNFAQKTRLLRHLETLDADYILLDLGAGTSFNILDFFLFSDHGILVVLPEPTAIENAYRFIKSAFYRRFKKVVANQNIKDLIDAAMDQKNVMGIRTPYDLIEQVKKMEQEVGEILELEVMKFKPKLIVNQVRTKNDIQIGFSMKSACQKYFGINLEYLGYVEYDDCVWQSIRGKRPLTVEYPYSRPSRCIERIVHNVLRKEQLALNSL
- a CDS encoding efflux RND transporter periplasmic adaptor subunit; amino-acid sequence: MKKSDAIPQYLIFNVQFAFAALLLVSLCGGVSAQEQSGPASQGVPKTEPKAPAAATKQQETAPTITISPDKVQLIGIRTAVASFRSLGRAIRTVGKVEPDERKLAYVNTKVGGWVKKLYVNFTGEHVMKGQPLLSLYSPDLVTAQEEYLLALRQIRSGQTRSSGLAEIDSSRAALLESARRRLLLWDITPQQIEVLEASDKPMTDMTIEAPLSGVVLEKMVLEGAYISPGMNLYRIADLSEVWILADVYEYEVPQIKVGQAALVTIPYTAGGPLRAAVNYINPVLDPATRTVKVRVSVANPGLMLKPEMFANVEIQTGSGSRLTIPREAVLNSGTRQIVYVEKKPGTYEMREVALGQQGEDLVEVLKGIQKGERVVTSGNFLIDSESQLRSGGQ
- a CDS encoding helix-turn-helix domain-containing protein, with translation MVKKIEDLNYYELLEVSPTATSQEVHKAYERIRRIYEPNSIALYSLFTPEETAAINQRIEEAYRTLTYESQRKRYDDMLRGIQQESEEGLPMPSTPRHRAVTTPSDFIDRLDGRTRKTEEAPTKPSGETAEPVLQASLQPPPPFNAEFTGPAMRLLREQRGLSVRSIAEMTKVGTRYLELIEEEIYDKLPVRPYLRGFLMAYARALGYEPDRVVGDYLKRYDAAMESMKKK